The following proteins are co-located in the Mesorhizobium sp. M1E.F.Ca.ET.045.02.1.1 genome:
- a CDS encoding LysE family translocator: MAIFLAFLGVSIMVIVTPGPDTAITIRNTLLGGRSAGILTALGVGCGLTIWALATSVGLVALLTASEPLFLAVKYAGAAYLIYLGMQALREAIWPVQSHHAQAPTVPHTRLAPVAAFRQGFISDLGNPKIAVFFPSLLPQFVPAGQPSFLSLLLLGVVFALITFSWLTIYATVVAKAGDWLRRPNVRRIVEAVSGTLLIGLGIRIAAEQR; encoded by the coding sequence ATGGCAATCTTCCTGGCATTCCTTGGCGTCTCGATCATGGTGATCGTGACACCCGGTCCGGATACCGCGATCACCATCCGCAACACCTTGCTCGGCGGCCGCTCCGCAGGAATTTTGACTGCGCTCGGTGTCGGCTGCGGGCTGACGATCTGGGCGCTGGCGACGAGCGTCGGCCTTGTCGCGCTGCTCACTGCTTCCGAACCGCTTTTCCTGGCCGTCAAATATGCCGGCGCCGCCTATCTGATCTATCTCGGCATGCAAGCCCTGCGCGAAGCCATTTGGCCGGTGCAAAGCCATCATGCGCAGGCGCCGACCGTACCGCATACCCGGCTTGCCCCGGTCGCCGCGTTCCGGCAGGGCTTCATCAGCGATCTCGGCAATCCGAAAATAGCCGTGTTCTTTCCGAGCCTGTTGCCTCAATTCGTGCCGGCGGGACAGCCGTCCTTTCTGTCGCTGCTGCTGCTTGGCGTCGTCTTCGCACTAATCACCTTCAGCTGGCTGACCATCTATGCAACGGTTGTCGCCAAGGCCGGCGACTGGCTGCGCCGACCGAATGTGCGCCGGATCGTCGAAGCGGTCAGCGGCACGCTACTGATCGGCCTCGGCATCCGCATCGCGGCCGAGCAGCGATAG